The Odocoileus virginianus isolate 20LAN1187 ecotype Illinois chromosome 3, Ovbor_1.2, whole genome shotgun sequence genome includes a window with the following:
- the CIMAP1D gene encoding protein CIMAP1D isoform X1, which yields MPAASPQETSPGPVYFLDSKVTRFGRSCTPAYSMQGRGKSPGLEVTPGPGAYSPEKVAPMRQRTPPAFTLGSRLRPRPLHTSAPAPNTYTLPSLWGSQVFTKPSSPSYTVAGRTPPARPPQDPAEIPGPGQYDSPDPNAYRQRRPAFTMLGRPRAPRPPDETPGPGSHSPEQVTVTKARAPAFTMGIRHSKRATTMATDTAP from the exons ATGCCTGCAG CATCTCCCCAGGAGACCAGCCCTGGGCCAGTCTACTTCCTGGACTCGAAAGTCACCCGCTTCGGCCGCAGCTGCACTCCTGCCTACTCCATGCAGGGCCGGGGCAAGTCTCCTG GTCTGGAGGTGACGCCCGGCCCTGGGGCTTACAGCCCAGAGAAGGTGGCCCCCATGCGCCAGCGGACGCCTCCAGCTTTTACCCTGGGCTCCCGCCTCCGCCCACGGCCCCTGCACACCTcagcccctgcccccaacacCTACACCCTGCCCTCCCTCTGGGGCTCGCAGGTCTTCACCAAGCCCAGCAGCCCCAGCTACACTGTGGCTGGCCGCacgccccccgcccgccccccgcaGGACCCCGCAGAGATACCCGGCCCTGGCCAGTATGACAGCCCGGACCCCAATGCCTACCGTCAGCGCCGGCCGGCCTTCACCATGCTGGGGCGGCCCCGAGCCCCACGGCCCCCAGATGAGACACCTGGCCCTGGCAGCCACAGCCCCGAGCAGGTCACTGTGACCAAGGCCAGGGCCCCGGCATTCACCATGGGCATCCGCCACTCCAAGCGGGCTACCACCATGGCCACAGACACCGCACCCTGA
- the CIMAP1D gene encoding protein CIMAP1D isoform X2, which yields MGTLTCDLAPQLTPAPLGQRTTDCQIPETSLRRTCGVATLEHGSGPGFYALPSTVGYINHDCTRVAGPAYSLFRRPSEASPQETSPGPVYFLDSKVTRFGRSCTPAYSMQGRGKSPGLEVTPGPGAYSPEKVAPMRQRTPPAFTLGSRLRPRPLHTSAPAPNTYTLPSLWGSQVFTKPSSPSYTVAGRTPPARPPQDPAEIPGPGQYDSPDPNAYRQRRPAFTMLGRPRAPRPPDETPGPGSHSPEQVTVTKARAPAFTMGIRHSKRATTMATDTAP from the exons ATGGGGACCCTCACCTGCGACCTGGCTCCACAGCTGACCCCGGCGCCTCTGGGCCAGCGGACCACTGACTGTCAGATCCCGGAGACCAGCCTGAGGAGGACCTGCGGGGTGGCCACCTTGGAACATG GCTCTGGGCCAGGCTTCTATGCCCTGCCTTCCACCGTTGGCTACATCAACCACGACTGCACCAGGGTAGCCGGTCCTGCCTACTCACTTTTCCGGAGGCCCAGTGAGG CATCTCCCCAGGAGACCAGCCCTGGGCCAGTCTACTTCCTGGACTCGAAAGTCACCCGCTTCGGCCGCAGCTGCACTCCTGCCTACTCCATGCAGGGCCGGGGCAAGTCTCCTG GTCTGGAGGTGACGCCCGGCCCTGGGGCTTACAGCCCAGAGAAGGTGGCCCCCATGCGCCAGCGGACGCCTCCAGCTTTTACCCTGGGCTCCCGCCTCCGCCCACGGCCCCTGCACACCTcagcccctgcccccaacacCTACACCCTGCCCTCCCTCTGGGGCTCGCAGGTCTTCACCAAGCCCAGCAGCCCCAGCTACACTGTGGCTGGCCGCacgccccccgcccgccccccgcaGGACCCCGCAGAGATACCCGGCCCTGGCCAGTATGACAGCCCGGACCCCAATGCCTACCGTCAGCGCCGGCCGGCCTTCACCATGCTGGGGCGGCCCCGAGCCCCACGGCCCCCAGATGAGACACCTGGCCCTGGCAGCCACAGCCCCGAGCAGGTCACTGTGACCAAGGCCAGGGCCCCGGCATTCACCATGGGCATCCGCCACTCCAAGCGGGCTACCACCATGGCCACAGACACCGCACCCTGA